The following nucleotide sequence is from Halomonas chromatireducens.
TGGTTAGCCAGAACATCGGCGCCGCGCAGCACGACCGGGTAAGACGCGCCATCTTCGGTTGTTTCGGTTTCGTACTCGCCTGGCAGTTTGGGGTATGGCTGTTGCTGCAATTGCTGGCGCCCTGGCTCGTTGGCAGCTATGCCGATAGTGATGCCATGGCAGAAGTCCTGCGCGCCTTTCTTTGGTGGGTGCCACTGGGTCTGGGCGCCCAAGGCGTCGTCATCCTCGCCGTCTCATCGCTGAACGCCCTGCACGAGCCCGGCCGGGCCATGCGTCTCTCGGTCATTCGGCTCTTCGTGCTGACCGTGCCGCTGGCCTGGCTGGGTGGTGTCCTGGCAGGGCCAACCGGCATCTTCATCGGCATGTTTATCGCTAACCTGCTGATCGGGCTGGTGGCCTGGCTAATCATTCACCGTCGTCTTCAAGAGCGTGCGCCGCCGGTAACGTATTCAGGCTAGTTTTACCCGCTGGTTCCGGTGGGAGATACACAAAAAACTGGCCCAGGGGTTGGCAGCGCGCCGCTCATGGTCTACATTCTATCAAAATGTAGATATTCACTGCGGAGCATCACCATGAGCCAGATTACCCCTGTCACCTGGGAAGACCCGTTCCGGCTGATCGATCAGTTGGACGAAGATGAACGCATGGTGCTGCAAACCGCCCATGATTACTGTCAGGACAAGCTGATGCCGCGGGTGCTTGAGGCCAACCGCCACGAGCACTTCCATCGCGAAATCCTGAACGAGATGGGTGAGCTGGGCCTGCTCGGTGCCACCATCGACGGCTATGGCTGTGCCGGCATGAACTATGTGAGCTACGGCCTTATCGCCCGTGAGGTGGAGCGCGTCGACTCCGGCTACCGCAGCGCCATGAGCGTGCAGTCCAGTCTGGTGATGTATCCGATCCACGCCTTTGGCACCGATGCCCAGCGTGAAAAGTACCTGCCCAAGCTGGCCACCGGCGAGTGGGTAGGGTGCTTCGGTCTCACCGAACCCGATCACGGCTCCGACCCTGGCAGCATGTCCACCCGCGCCGTGCGCACCGATGGTGGCTGGCGCCTCAACGGTACCAAGACCTGGATCACCAACTCGCCCATCGCCGATGTGTTCGTGGTCTGGGCGAGAGACGAGGAGGGCGTGGTCCGCGGTTTCATCCTCGAAAAGGGCATGCCGGGTCTCTCGGCGCCCAAGATCGAGGGCAAGTTCAGTCTGCGCGCCTCCATCACCGGCCAGATCGCCATCCAGGATGTCGAGGTCTCCGACGACCAACGCCTCCCCGGCGTCACCGGCCTCAAGGGACCGTTCTCCTGCCTTAACCGTGCCCGCTTCGGCATTGCCTGGGGCAGCATGGGGGCCGCCGAGGCGTGCTGGCATGCCGCCCGCGAATACACCCTGGATCGCAAGCAGTTTGGCCGCCCGCTGGCTGCCAATCAGCTGATCCAGAAGAAACTGGCCGACATGCAGACCGAGATCGCCCTGGGCCTACAGGCGGCGCTGCGCGTCGGTCGCATGATCGATGACGGCCAGCTGGTGCCGGAGGCGATCTCGCTGATCAAGCGCAACAACTGCGGCAAGGCGCTGGATATCGCCCGGGTTGCTCGCGACATGCACGGCGGTAACGGCATCTCCGACGAATACCACGTGATTCGCCACATGATGAATCTCGAGGCGGTGAATACCTATGAGGGCACCCACGATGTCCACGCCTTGATCCTGGGGCGGGCTCAGACGGGCCTCCAGGCCTTCGCCAACTAATTCGCCAAGATCCTAACGCTAGCTCTAGCGAGGAGCGGCGGGTCTTGCCCGACGCAGTGACGAGTGTGGAAGGAATCAACATGAGCGGACCGCTTGACGGTATCGTGGTGCTCGATATGTCGCGCGTGCTGGCTGGCCCCTGGGCCGGCCAGCTGCTCGCCGACCTTGGCGCACGCGTGATCAAGATCGAACATCCCGAGCGCGGCGACGACACCCGCGGCTGGGGCCCGCCCTGGCTCGGCGAAGACCTGGAGGCGGGTGGTGGCGATCCCGAGCGTGTGGCCGCCTATTTCCTCTGCGCCAATCGCGGCAAGCAGTCGCTGGCGGTGGATATTGCCACCAAGAATGGCCAGGCGCTGATTCGCCAGCTGGCGACGGGCGCCGATATCGTGTTGGAGAACTTCAAGGTGGGCGGGCTGGCCAAGTATGGCCTCGACTACGCCAGCCTGCATGAGTTGAATCCCAGGCTGATCGGCTGTTCCATCACCGGTTTCGGCCAGGATGGCCCTGTTCACCTGGGGCATGGCGCTGCTGGCGGGCGTGCCGGGTGAGGAAGCCCTGGTGCGGGCGCTGTCGGTACTGGTCGTCAACGGATTGCTGAGTTGCGTTAGACTGATTCATGACCTGCCTCCCTCAATAGTGGCTCTGTGTTCTGGTCCCTACCTCAACGTAACCCACGACGTTGCGGCGGGGCAGGTCAATCCATAATGTCTACAACGGTGTGGCACCGTTGGCGGAGAGAATCGCTGTTGGAGCGCTGGTTTCCATCGCGACTGGCGCCGGCAGGCGCCTTGGCGGAGGCTGCCGTCGTTGGCAGTGATCGCCAAAAATAGCAACACCGCCGGGAGTCCTTCGGCCTCCAGTCGTGATCTAAAGATACTCCAACAACGGGGTAGCACCGTTGGTGGAGAGAATCGCTGTTGGAGCGCTGGTTTCCATCGCGACTGGCGCCGGCAGGCGCCTCGGTGGAGGCTGCCAACCTTGTCGGCGCACTGACTTATCCTCCCTCCCGCGGGCACTCGGCGGGGCCTGTGGTTTCCTGCCCGCCCCGCAACCCCAGCGTGCCGACGCCGGGCAGTTTGATGCCCAGGGCGCGGGAGTCGATGCCGACCACCAGCCCTCCCAGATGTGCCTCCAATCCTT
It contains:
- a CDS encoding acyl-CoA dehydrogenase is translated as MSQITPVTWEDPFRLIDQLDEDERMVLQTAHDYCQDKLMPRVLEANRHEHFHREILNEMGELGLLGATIDGYGCAGMNYVSYGLIAREVERVDSGYRSAMSVQSSLVMYPIHAFGTDAQREKYLPKLATGEWVGCFGLTEPDHGSDPGSMSTRAVRTDGGWRLNGTKTWITNSPIADVFVVWARDEEGVVRGFILEKGMPGLSAPKIEGKFSLRASITGQIAIQDVEVSDDQRLPGVTGLKGPFSCLNRARFGIAWGSMGAAEACWHAAREYTLDRKQFGRPLAANQLIQKKLADMQTEIALGLQAALRVGRMIDDGQLVPEAISLIKRNNCGKALDIARVARDMHGGNGISDEYHVIRHMMNLEAVNTYEGTHDVHALILGRAQTGLQAFAN